One Doryrhamphus excisus isolate RoL2022-K1 chromosome 17, RoL_Dexc_1.0, whole genome shotgun sequence genomic region harbors:
- the LOC131105441 gene encoding regulator of G-protein signaling 22 isoform X2, which produces MSAAISTDFPQLTLDNFENFLTSDDLFVHMFNTFLSLPSFPQALLYNQETEQFEVANGAAEFTLKTIRTALERSKSQPLTDRLTKTKTPTVDNHYTVSCLDREQGIQWMRKERLPYFLQSSCYHEYRLSKLLFQGGHDLNMPWRTCRSCLSKQSPTHHSKGYNLAAEAVEGENSDEIQSWLHLLKDDPIDGLLWMSCVGIHHPASSGRSRKMHTNRIKSSRCSSIHFPFSNCACIDTPESSATSGDMQLQEEASELHVDHLAAQVVKRVIEDAVYVLIKNTKEMSERRCSRGTETVQDICCHGTCCQGDKPGIDGLKEFLRGTPGGKLLNLWLDIERMKTIQNRERKNSFLDVMRGRYLRGSSQNCLNRELLSTLGLTTSLCWTEERLSAIQPDLTESLISYWFPRYWTSMYVQKDTELWNERCVSLPNYPPKSGLLGSMHAVHIQSNSDRCQSPDCTMMENMLKALFVDPRAGSYFTHFCEQSGNQLWNNAVYFWIDLQHYHELFYQDGLDPYRVQRAAQLLYSKYLISSAKRSISVPEEVRRWVYDKLTPAFEELFDHVEEHALHILMEAWTVLVDRDKDSFLQVCVHKVERCVDSWEYRELQNLYTESKQVTQDMTASYSTSSQMFSQSKGALNSWSNVPRQYQGYRLGSLLRHSHEIWHFMSFLQNKDARSVSIHLECWLDLEQYRRTPLRNKAVREDRSSRIAKRYLNRKYFFSKRSPATAEQQNHILHLAGGREHLKLDCLSNEVTVKIQDIIRNHIEKTWLPQFLATAEFIERQKHKPQPSYQGHKTRKEAWKSQGLWMSSSKEILLFRQLLLSPASCLQFQHFVSVKGDFLENDVLFWQEVQRYKDLCHSHSTDATIQQKISTIINCFINSSTPPALQIDIPLGQAQHILDKRHELGPYIFREAQMSVFTELLRFWPEFQELRRSVQEGHLQVMLSDKRVKHKARVRRQRRKEEEEEERKAQAELKQIDSSSSESEDMENDSHQGKGSEKRLSTTQKNLLLYSPEPLSWSYSKYMAVLKREETLLRRQSQKEASSSTYSVSSDGSVRSRGKSSRSMSTM; this is translated from the exons ATGAGTGCTGCCATTTCCACAG ACTTTCCACAACTTACGCTGGACAATTTT GAGAACTTCCTGACCTCTGATGATCTGTTTGTTCATATgttcaatacatttttaagtcTGCCG TCTTTCCCGCAGGCTTTGCTGTATAATCAGGAGACTGAGCAGTTTGAGGTGGCGAACGGAGCAGCTGAATTCACTTTGAAGACAATCAGAACAGCACTTGAACGCAGCAAATCACAACCTCTCACTGATCGCCTCACAAAAACCAAAACCCCTACAGTGGACAACCATTACACTGTCTCC TGTCTGGACAGAGAACAGGGGATACAGTGGATGAGGAAGGAGAGATTGCCATATTTCCTTCAAAGTAGCTGCTACCATGAGTACAG ACTTTCTAAGTTGTTGTTTCAGGGAGGACATGATCTAAATATGCCCTGGAGAACGTGTAGATCTTGTCTGTCCAAGCAATCGCCAACACACCATTCCAAAGGATATAACTTAGCAGCTGAGGCTGTTGAAg GTGAAAATTCTGATGAAATTCAGAGCTGGCTTCATCTGCTCAAAGATGATCCTATCGATGGACTATTGTGGATGA GTTGTGTGGGAATACATCATCCAGCGTCCTCGGGCCGTAGCAGAAAAATGCACACAAATCGTATTAAATCCTCCAGATGTTCCTCCATCCATTTCCCTTTCTCCAACTGTGCTTGCATCGACACCCCGGAATCATCAGCTACATCTGGAGACATGCAACTTCAAGAGGAGGCTTCTGAACTCCACGTGGACCACCTGGCTGCACAGGTGGTTAAACGTGTGATTGAAGATGCTGTATACGTGttgattaaaaacacaaaagaaatgTCTGAGAGGCGTTGCAGCAGGGGAACGGAAACTGTCCAGGATATTTGCTGCCACGGTACCTGTTGCCAAGGCGACAAACCAGGCATCGATGGCTTGAAGGAGTTTTTGCGAGGCACACCGGGAGGCAAGTTGTTAAATCTGTGGTTGGACATTGAGAGAATGAAAACGATACAAAACAGAGAGCGCAAAAACAG cTTTTTGGACGTAATGAGGGGTCGCTACCTACGGGGCAGCAGTCAGAACTGTCTGAACAGGGAGCTGCTCTCCACACTGGGGCTGACGACCTCTCTCTGCTGGACGGAAGAGAGACTTTCTGCAATACAACCTGACCTCACAGAGTCACTCATCTCCTACTG GTTTCCTCGCTACTGGACATCTATGTATGTTCAAAAAGACACAGAGCTGTGGAACGAGCGGTGTGTCAGCCTTCCCAATTATCCACCTAAAAGTGGACTGCTTGGATCCATGCATGCTGTTCACATTCAG TCTAACTCTGACAGATGTCAATCACCAGACTGCACAATGATGGAGAATATGCTGAAGGCACTTTTTGTTGACCCTCGTGCTGGTTCGTACTTCACCCACTTTTGTGAGCAGTCTGGAAACCAG CTGTGGAACAATGCGGTTTACTTTTGGATCGACCTCCAGCACTATCACGAGCTCTTCTACCAGGATGGATTGGATCCCTACCGAGTGCAGAGAGCGGCTCAG CTTCTGTATTCCAAGTATCTCATCAGCTCTGCCAAAAGGAGCATTAGTGTCCCGGAGGAGGTCAGGAGGTGGGTATATGACAAGCTGACTCCTGCTTTTGAAGAGCTCTTTGACCACGTTGAGGAGCACGCCTTGCATATCCTCATGGAGGCTTGGACCGTGCTGGTTGACCGGGACAAAGACTCCTTCCTGCAG GTGTGTGTGCATAAAGTGGAGCGCTGTGTGGACAGTTGGGAATACAGGGAGCTCCAGAACCTGTACACAGAATCTAAACAG GTAACGCAGGACATGACAGCTTCATATAGTACTTCATCTCAGATGTTCTCTCAGAGCAAAGGGGCCCTCAACTCTTGGTCCAATGTGCCTCGTCAGTACCAAGGTTACCGTTTAGGCTCCTTGCTTCGCCACTCTCATGAGATCTGGCACTTTATGTCCTTCCTCCAGAATAAAGATGCAAGGTCAGTTAG TATCCACTTGGAATGCTGGCTGGACCTGGAGCAGTACAGGAGGACACCTCTTCGGAACAAAGCAGTGAGAGAGGACCGATCTTCACGTATCGCGAAGAGATATCTCAACAGGAAGTACTTTTTCAGCAAGCGCAGTCCCGCCACAGCAGAGCAGCAAAATCAT atATTACACCTGGCAGGTGGACGAGAGCATCTGAAACTGGATTGTCTCTCAAATGAAGTTACGGTGAAGATCCAGGATATCATCAGGAATCACATTGAGAAAACATGGCTGCCGCAGTTTCTGGCCACAGCAGAGTTCATAGAACGACAGAAACACAAACCACAG CCCAGCTATCAAGGACACAAGACGAGAAAAGAAGCCTGGAAG AGTCAGGGCTTGTGGATGAGTTCCTCCAAGGAGATCCTTCTATTTCGACAGCTTCTCCTCAGCCCCGCCTCCTGTTTGCAGTTCCAACATTTTGTGTCCGTGAAGGGGGACTTCCTGGAGAATGATGTGCTCTTTTGGCAAGAGGTGCAGAGGTACAAG GACCTGTGTCATTCCCACAGCACAGACGCCACCATTCAACAAAAAATCTCCACCATCATCAACTGTTTCATCAACTCGTCCACACCTCCAGCCCTTCAGATAGACATCCCTCTGGGGCAGGCGCAGCACATTTTGGACAAACGCCATGAGCTGGGCCCTTACATCTTCAGAGAGGCACAG ATGTCAGTGTTCACCGAGCTGCTCAGGTTTTGGCCTGAATTTCAAGAACTAAGACGGAGTGTACAAGAAGGTCATCTCCAGGTGATGCTGTCGGACAAACGAGTCAAACATAAAGCTCGAGTACGGAGacagaggaggaaggaggaggaagaggaggagaggaaagcCCAG GCAGAGCTAAAACAGATAGATTCCAGTTCCAGTGAGAGTGAAGACATGGAAAATGATTCCCATCAGGGAAAAGGAAGTGAAAAGCGACTGTCAACAACACAGAAGAACTTGCTATTGTATTCCCCAGAACCA TTATCGTGGTCCTACTCCAAATACATGGCCGTTCTAAAGAGGGAGGAGACGCTACTAAGGAGGCAGAGTCAGAAGGAAGCGTCGTCGTCCACATATTCAG TGTCCTCCGATGGAAGTGTGAGGTCAAGAGGAAAGTCCTCCAGATCAATGTCAACAATGTGA
- the LOC131105441 gene encoding regulator of G-protein signaling 22 isoform X3 — protein sequence MSAAISTDFPQLTLDNFENFLTSDDLFVHMFNTFLSLPSFPQALLYNQETEQFEVANGAAEFTLKTIRTALERSKSQPLTDRLTKTKTPTVDNHYTVSCLDREQGIQWMRKERLPYFLQSSCYHEYRLSKLLFQGGHDLNMPWRTCRSCLSKQSPTHHSKGYNLAAEAVEGENSDEIQSWLHLLKDDPIDGLLWMSCVGIHHPASSGRSRKMHTNRIKSSRCSSIHFPFSNCACIDTPESSATSGDMQLQEEASELHVDHLAAQVVKRVIEDAVYVLIKNTKEMSERRCSRGTETVQDICCHGTCCQGDKPGIDGLKEFLRGTPGGKLLNLWLDIERMKTIQNRERKNSFLDVMRGRYLRGSSQNCLNRELLSTLGLTTSLCWTEERLSAIQPDLTESLISYWFPRYWTSMYVQKDTELWNERCVSLPNYPPKSGLLGSMHAVHIQQSNSDRCQSPDCTMMENMLKALFVDPRAGSYFTHFCEQSGNQLWNNAVYFWIDLQHYHELFYQDGLDPYRVQRAAQLLYSKYLISSAKRSISVPEEVRRWVYDKLTPAFEELFDHVEEHALHILMEAWTVLVDRDKDSFLQVCVHKVERCVDSWEYRELQNLYTESKQVTQDMTASYSTSSQMFSQSKGALNSWSNVPRQYQGYRLGSLLRHSHEIWHFMSFLQNKDASIHLECWLDLEQYRRTPLRNKAVREDRSSRIAKRYLNRKYFFSKRSPATAEQQNHILHLAGGREHLKLDCLSNEVTVKIQDIIRNHIEKTWLPQFLATAEFIERQKHKPQPSYQGHKTRKEAWKSQGLWMSSSKEILLFRQLLLSPASCLQFQHFVSVKGDFLENDVLFWQEVQRYKDLCHSHSTDATIQQKISTIINCFINSSTPPALQIDIPLGQAQHILDKRHELGPYIFREAQMSVFTELLRFWPEFQELRRSVQEGHLQVMLSDKRVKHKARVRRQRRKEEEEEERKAQAELKQIDSSSSESEDMENDSHQGKGSEKRLSTTQKNLLLYSPEPLSWSYSKYMAVLKREETLLRRQSQKEASSSTYSVSSDGSVRSRGKSSRSMSTM from the exons ATGAGTGCTGCCATTTCCACAG ACTTTCCACAACTTACGCTGGACAATTTT GAGAACTTCCTGACCTCTGATGATCTGTTTGTTCATATgttcaatacatttttaagtcTGCCG TCTTTCCCGCAGGCTTTGCTGTATAATCAGGAGACTGAGCAGTTTGAGGTGGCGAACGGAGCAGCTGAATTCACTTTGAAGACAATCAGAACAGCACTTGAACGCAGCAAATCACAACCTCTCACTGATCGCCTCACAAAAACCAAAACCCCTACAGTGGACAACCATTACACTGTCTCC TGTCTGGACAGAGAACAGGGGATACAGTGGATGAGGAAGGAGAGATTGCCATATTTCCTTCAAAGTAGCTGCTACCATGAGTACAG ACTTTCTAAGTTGTTGTTTCAGGGAGGACATGATCTAAATATGCCCTGGAGAACGTGTAGATCTTGTCTGTCCAAGCAATCGCCAACACACCATTCCAAAGGATATAACTTAGCAGCTGAGGCTGTTGAAg GTGAAAATTCTGATGAAATTCAGAGCTGGCTTCATCTGCTCAAAGATGATCCTATCGATGGACTATTGTGGATGA GTTGTGTGGGAATACATCATCCAGCGTCCTCGGGCCGTAGCAGAAAAATGCACACAAATCGTATTAAATCCTCCAGATGTTCCTCCATCCATTTCCCTTTCTCCAACTGTGCTTGCATCGACACCCCGGAATCATCAGCTACATCTGGAGACATGCAACTTCAAGAGGAGGCTTCTGAACTCCACGTGGACCACCTGGCTGCACAGGTGGTTAAACGTGTGATTGAAGATGCTGTATACGTGttgattaaaaacacaaaagaaatgTCTGAGAGGCGTTGCAGCAGGGGAACGGAAACTGTCCAGGATATTTGCTGCCACGGTACCTGTTGCCAAGGCGACAAACCAGGCATCGATGGCTTGAAGGAGTTTTTGCGAGGCACACCGGGAGGCAAGTTGTTAAATCTGTGGTTGGACATTGAGAGAATGAAAACGATACAAAACAGAGAGCGCAAAAACAG cTTTTTGGACGTAATGAGGGGTCGCTACCTACGGGGCAGCAGTCAGAACTGTCTGAACAGGGAGCTGCTCTCCACACTGGGGCTGACGACCTCTCTCTGCTGGACGGAAGAGAGACTTTCTGCAATACAACCTGACCTCACAGAGTCACTCATCTCCTACTG GTTTCCTCGCTACTGGACATCTATGTATGTTCAAAAAGACACAGAGCTGTGGAACGAGCGGTGTGTCAGCCTTCCCAATTATCCACCTAAAAGTGGACTGCTTGGATCCATGCATGCTGTTCACATTCAG cAGTCTAACTCTGACAGATGTCAATCACCAGACTGCACAATGATGGAGAATATGCTGAAGGCACTTTTTGTTGACCCTCGTGCTGGTTCGTACTTCACCCACTTTTGTGAGCAGTCTGGAAACCAG CTGTGGAACAATGCGGTTTACTTTTGGATCGACCTCCAGCACTATCACGAGCTCTTCTACCAGGATGGATTGGATCCCTACCGAGTGCAGAGAGCGGCTCAG CTTCTGTATTCCAAGTATCTCATCAGCTCTGCCAAAAGGAGCATTAGTGTCCCGGAGGAGGTCAGGAGGTGGGTATATGACAAGCTGACTCCTGCTTTTGAAGAGCTCTTTGACCACGTTGAGGAGCACGCCTTGCATATCCTCATGGAGGCTTGGACCGTGCTGGTTGACCGGGACAAAGACTCCTTCCTGCAG GTGTGTGTGCATAAAGTGGAGCGCTGTGTGGACAGTTGGGAATACAGGGAGCTCCAGAACCTGTACACAGAATCTAAACAG GTAACGCAGGACATGACAGCTTCATATAGTACTTCATCTCAGATGTTCTCTCAGAGCAAAGGGGCCCTCAACTCTTGGTCCAATGTGCCTCGTCAGTACCAAGGTTACCGTTTAGGCTCCTTGCTTCGCCACTCTCATGAGATCTGGCACTTTATGTCCTTCCTCCAGAATAAAGATGCAAG TATCCACTTGGAATGCTGGCTGGACCTGGAGCAGTACAGGAGGACACCTCTTCGGAACAAAGCAGTGAGAGAGGACCGATCTTCACGTATCGCGAAGAGATATCTCAACAGGAAGTACTTTTTCAGCAAGCGCAGTCCCGCCACAGCAGAGCAGCAAAATCAT atATTACACCTGGCAGGTGGACGAGAGCATCTGAAACTGGATTGTCTCTCAAATGAAGTTACGGTGAAGATCCAGGATATCATCAGGAATCACATTGAGAAAACATGGCTGCCGCAGTTTCTGGCCACAGCAGAGTTCATAGAACGACAGAAACACAAACCACAG CCCAGCTATCAAGGACACAAGACGAGAAAAGAAGCCTGGAAG AGTCAGGGCTTGTGGATGAGTTCCTCCAAGGAGATCCTTCTATTTCGACAGCTTCTCCTCAGCCCCGCCTCCTGTTTGCAGTTCCAACATTTTGTGTCCGTGAAGGGGGACTTCCTGGAGAATGATGTGCTCTTTTGGCAAGAGGTGCAGAGGTACAAG GACCTGTGTCATTCCCACAGCACAGACGCCACCATTCAACAAAAAATCTCCACCATCATCAACTGTTTCATCAACTCGTCCACACCTCCAGCCCTTCAGATAGACATCCCTCTGGGGCAGGCGCAGCACATTTTGGACAAACGCCATGAGCTGGGCCCTTACATCTTCAGAGAGGCACAG ATGTCAGTGTTCACCGAGCTGCTCAGGTTTTGGCCTGAATTTCAAGAACTAAGACGGAGTGTACAAGAAGGTCATCTCCAGGTGATGCTGTCGGACAAACGAGTCAAACATAAAGCTCGAGTACGGAGacagaggaggaaggaggaggaagaggaggagaggaaagcCCAG GCAGAGCTAAAACAGATAGATTCCAGTTCCAGTGAGAGTGAAGACATGGAAAATGATTCCCATCAGGGAAAAGGAAGTGAAAAGCGACTGTCAACAACACAGAAGAACTTGCTATTGTATTCCCCAGAACCA TTATCGTGGTCCTACTCCAAATACATGGCCGTTCTAAAGAGGGAGGAGACGCTACTAAGGAGGCAGAGTCAGAAGGAAGCGTCGTCGTCCACATATTCAG TGTCCTCCGATGGAAGTGTGAGGTCAAGAGGAAAGTCCTCCAGATCAATGTCAACAATGTGA
- the LOC131105441 gene encoding regulator of G-protein signaling 22 isoform X6 has translation MYIDMYRFYNVLNMSYFTPTGCVGIHHPASSGRSRKMHTNRIKSSRCSSIHFPFSNCACIDTPESSATSGDMQLQEEASELHVDHLAAQVVKRVIEDAVYVLIKNTKEMSERRCSRGTETVQDICCHGTCCQGDKPGIDGLKEFLRGTPGGKLLNLWLDIERMKTIQNRERKNSFLDVMRGRYLRGSSQNCLNRELLSTLGLTTSLCWTEERLSAIQPDLTESLISYWFPRYWTSMYVQKDTELWNERCVSLPNYPPKSGLLGSMHAVHIQQSNSDRCQSPDCTMMENMLKALFVDPRAGSYFTHFCEQSGNQLWNNAVYFWIDLQHYHELFYQDGLDPYRVQRAAQLLYSKYLISSAKRSISVPEEVRRWVYDKLTPAFEELFDHVEEHALHILMEAWTVLVDRDKDSFLQVCVHKVERCVDSWEYRELQNLYTESKQVTQDMTASYSTSSQMFSQSKGALNSWSNVPRQYQGYRLGSLLRHSHEIWHFMSFLQNKDARSVSIHLECWLDLEQYRRTPLRNKAVREDRSSRIAKRYLNRKYFFSKRSPATAEQQNHILHLAGGREHLKLDCLSNEVTVKIQDIIRNHIEKTWLPQFLATAEFIERQKHKPQPSYQGHKTRKEAWKSQGLWMSSSKEILLFRQLLLSPASCLQFQHFVSVKGDFLENDVLFWQEVQRYKDLCHSHSTDATIQQKISTIINCFINSSTPPALQIDIPLGQAQHILDKRHELGPYIFREAQMSVFTELLRFWPEFQELRRSVQEGHLQVMLSDKRVKHKARVRRQRRKEEEEEERKAQAELKQIDSSSSESEDMENDSHQGKGSEKRLSTTQKNLLLYSPEPLSWSYSKYMAVLKREETLLRRQSQKEASSSTYSVSSDGSVRSRGKSSRSMSTM, from the exons atgtatatagatatgtatagaTTTTATAATGTGCTAAATATGAGCTATTTCACCCCTACAGGTTGTGTGGGAATACATCATCCAGCGTCCTCGGGCCGTAGCAGAAAAATGCACACAAATCGTATTAAATCCTCCAGATGTTCCTCCATCCATTTCCCTTTCTCCAACTGTGCTTGCATCGACACCCCGGAATCATCAGCTACATCTGGAGACATGCAACTTCAAGAGGAGGCTTCTGAACTCCACGTGGACCACCTGGCTGCACAGGTGGTTAAACGTGTGATTGAAGATGCTGTATACGTGttgattaaaaacacaaaagaaatgTCTGAGAGGCGTTGCAGCAGGGGAACGGAAACTGTCCAGGATATTTGCTGCCACGGTACCTGTTGCCAAGGCGACAAACCAGGCATCGATGGCTTGAAGGAGTTTTTGCGAGGCACACCGGGAGGCAAGTTGTTAAATCTGTGGTTGGACATTGAGAGAATGAAAACGATACAAAACAGAGAGCGCAAAAACAG cTTTTTGGACGTAATGAGGGGTCGCTACCTACGGGGCAGCAGTCAGAACTGTCTGAACAGGGAGCTGCTCTCCACACTGGGGCTGACGACCTCTCTCTGCTGGACGGAAGAGAGACTTTCTGCAATACAACCTGACCTCACAGAGTCACTCATCTCCTACTG GTTTCCTCGCTACTGGACATCTATGTATGTTCAAAAAGACACAGAGCTGTGGAACGAGCGGTGTGTCAGCCTTCCCAATTATCCACCTAAAAGTGGACTGCTTGGATCCATGCATGCTGTTCACATTCAG cAGTCTAACTCTGACAGATGTCAATCACCAGACTGCACAATGATGGAGAATATGCTGAAGGCACTTTTTGTTGACCCTCGTGCTGGTTCGTACTTCACCCACTTTTGTGAGCAGTCTGGAAACCAG CTGTGGAACAATGCGGTTTACTTTTGGATCGACCTCCAGCACTATCACGAGCTCTTCTACCAGGATGGATTGGATCCCTACCGAGTGCAGAGAGCGGCTCAG CTTCTGTATTCCAAGTATCTCATCAGCTCTGCCAAAAGGAGCATTAGTGTCCCGGAGGAGGTCAGGAGGTGGGTATATGACAAGCTGACTCCTGCTTTTGAAGAGCTCTTTGACCACGTTGAGGAGCACGCCTTGCATATCCTCATGGAGGCTTGGACCGTGCTGGTTGACCGGGACAAAGACTCCTTCCTGCAG GTGTGTGTGCATAAAGTGGAGCGCTGTGTGGACAGTTGGGAATACAGGGAGCTCCAGAACCTGTACACAGAATCTAAACAG GTAACGCAGGACATGACAGCTTCATATAGTACTTCATCTCAGATGTTCTCTCAGAGCAAAGGGGCCCTCAACTCTTGGTCCAATGTGCCTCGTCAGTACCAAGGTTACCGTTTAGGCTCCTTGCTTCGCCACTCTCATGAGATCTGGCACTTTATGTCCTTCCTCCAGAATAAAGATGCAAGGTCAGTTAG TATCCACTTGGAATGCTGGCTGGACCTGGAGCAGTACAGGAGGACACCTCTTCGGAACAAAGCAGTGAGAGAGGACCGATCTTCACGTATCGCGAAGAGATATCTCAACAGGAAGTACTTTTTCAGCAAGCGCAGTCCCGCCACAGCAGAGCAGCAAAATCAT atATTACACCTGGCAGGTGGACGAGAGCATCTGAAACTGGATTGTCTCTCAAATGAAGTTACGGTGAAGATCCAGGATATCATCAGGAATCACATTGAGAAAACATGGCTGCCGCAGTTTCTGGCCACAGCAGAGTTCATAGAACGACAGAAACACAAACCACAG CCCAGCTATCAAGGACACAAGACGAGAAAAGAAGCCTGGAAG AGTCAGGGCTTGTGGATGAGTTCCTCCAAGGAGATCCTTCTATTTCGACAGCTTCTCCTCAGCCCCGCCTCCTGTTTGCAGTTCCAACATTTTGTGTCCGTGAAGGGGGACTTCCTGGAGAATGATGTGCTCTTTTGGCAAGAGGTGCAGAGGTACAAG GACCTGTGTCATTCCCACAGCACAGACGCCACCATTCAACAAAAAATCTCCACCATCATCAACTGTTTCATCAACTCGTCCACACCTCCAGCCCTTCAGATAGACATCCCTCTGGGGCAGGCGCAGCACATTTTGGACAAACGCCATGAGCTGGGCCCTTACATCTTCAGAGAGGCACAG ATGTCAGTGTTCACCGAGCTGCTCAGGTTTTGGCCTGAATTTCAAGAACTAAGACGGAGTGTACAAGAAGGTCATCTCCAGGTGATGCTGTCGGACAAACGAGTCAAACATAAAGCTCGAGTACGGAGacagaggaggaaggaggaggaagaggaggagaggaaagcCCAG GCAGAGCTAAAACAGATAGATTCCAGTTCCAGTGAGAGTGAAGACATGGAAAATGATTCCCATCAGGGAAAAGGAAGTGAAAAGCGACTGTCAACAACACAGAAGAACTTGCTATTGTATTCCCCAGAACCA TTATCGTGGTCCTACTCCAAATACATGGCCGTTCTAAAGAGGGAGGAGACGCTACTAAGGAGGCAGAGTCAGAAGGAAGCGTCGTCGTCCACATATTCAG TGTCCTCCGATGGAAGTGTGAGGTCAAGAGGAAAGTCCTCCAGATCAATGTCAACAATGTGA